The Fusarium keratoplasticum isolate Fu6.1 chromosome 8, whole genome shotgun sequence genome includes a region encoding these proteins:
- a CDS encoding MFS domain-containing protein, which yields MASDEESINRQHESTVDVEKLGRQRPDVFKSIWAELGFGISVFCSMLLAEFFVSGFHVILPPLAKELDIPQASQTWPSSVFSLVTGAMLLPMGRLGDMYGGYLVFNGGLLWFFIWALVAGFSKNYIMLIFCRALQGLGPAAYLPGGVMLMGKIYRPGPRKNLIFALYGAFAPLGFFLGILIGGLSAEFLIWRWYFWIGTIIFAVVTVISLLAVPFDYNRKRTDMSMDWWGVTTIVPGLLLIVYALTDSSHARNGWATPHIIVTLVLGVILLVVAWYVETHKARHPLLPADLFAPKCMKRLTAALFMSFGTFGIFLFYSSFYIELVLHKSPLTTAIWYIPLFTGGLLIGTVGGFTLHFLPGRLLLFISCLANATSMLLFALMPENPNYWAWVFPSMVCCTMGIDITFTVSNIFLTTNMPSHRQGLAGALINSILFLGISFFLGIADIAVGQTAHLGLRQSYKVAFWMAFGVASVPLLFLPFLKIGSAKSDLTLEERQKLEQPRRDERLAEESETEVEPEWKHELKMFEVGEFRQFKNGSVDGPGRGFNDGDGNKDDAKAGNRYPEWI from the exons ATGGCCTCAGACGAAGAGAGCATCAACCGTCAACATGAGTCTACCGTCGATGTCGAGAAACTCGGCCGTCAACGACCGGATGTGTTCAAGTCGATCTGGGCTGAGCTAGGCTTTGGTATATCCGTCTTCTGTTCCATGCTATTAGCT GAATTCTTCGTCAGTGGCTTCCATGTCATTCTCCCTCCTCTGGCCAAAGAGCTCGATATCCCCCAGGCCTCTCAGACATGGCCTTCGAGCGTCTTCTCCCTCGTCACAGGAGCTATGCTCCTCCCGATGGGACGTCTTGGCGATATGTACGGCGGATATCTCGTCTTCAACGGCGGGCTCCTGTGGTTCTTCATCTGGGCTCTCGTTGCGGGCTTCAGCAAGAACTACATCATGCTCATCTTTTGCCGTGCCTTGCAGGGCCTTGGTCCAGCTGCATACCTGCCAGGCGGCGTAATGCTAATGGGCAAGATCTATCGTCCCGGCCCACGCAAGAACCTCATATTCGCCCTATATGGAGCCTTTGCGCCgcttggcttcttcctcggcatcctaATCGGAGGGCTTTCCGCGGAGTTCTTGATCTGGCGGTGGTACTTTTGGATCggcaccatcatctttgcAGTCGTCACTGTAATCTCGCTGCTCGCCGTGCCCTTTGACTACAACCGAAAGCGGACCGACATGTCGATGGACTGGTGGGGAGTCACCACAATTGTGCCGGGGCTGCTTCTAATTGTCTATGCACTCACCGACAGCTCACACGCCCGGAATGGCTGGGCTACTCCGCATATCATCGTGACCTTGGTTCTCGGCGTTATCCTCTTGGTTGTGGCATGGTATGTTGAGACGCACAAGGCCAGGCATCCTCTCCTGCCGGCTGACCTCTTCGCACCAAAGTGCATGAAGCGCCTGACTGCAGCGTTGTTCATGAGTTTCGGCACCTTCGGAATCTTCCTGTTCTACTCCAGCTTTTACATAGAGCTGGTGCTCCACAAGTCGCCGCTTACGACAGCCATCTGGTACATCCCTTTGTTCACCGGTGGGTTACTCATCGGCACCGTGGGCGGATTCACTCTGCATTTCCTTCCTGGCAGACTTCTACTGTTCATCTCGTGTCTGGCCAATGCAACGAGTATGCTGCTGTTCGCTCTTATGCCCGAGAATCCAAACTATTGGGCATGGGTGTTTCCGTCCATGGTGTGCTGTACTATGGGCATCGACATAACCTTTACAGTCAGCAATATCTTCCTGACAACCAATATGCCAAGCCACAGGCAAGGATTGGCCGGGGCATTGATCAACAGTATCCTCTTCTTAGGCatcagcttcttccttggcaTCGCGGACATTGCGGTGGGACAGACGGCTCACCTTGGGCTCAGGCAGAGCTACAAGGTGGCCTTCTGGATGGCATTCGGCGTGGCATCCGTTCCCCTGCTGTTCCTCCCATTCCTCAAGATTGGATCCGCAAAGAGCGATCTCACGTTGGAGGAGCGACAGAAGCTCGAACAGCCGAGGAGAGATGAACGCCTGGCGGAAGAGTCGGAGACTGAGGTGGAGCCGGAGTGGAAGCATGAGCTCAAGATGTTTGAAGTAGGAGAATTTCGGCAGTTCAAGAATGGGTCGGTAGATGGACCGGGCAGGGGTTTTAATGACGGGGACGGTAATAAGGACGATGCTAAGGCTGGGAACAGATACCCTGAATGGATCTGA